The proteins below come from a single Malus sylvestris chromosome 3, drMalSylv7.2, whole genome shotgun sequence genomic window:
- the LOC126615569 gene encoding 50S ribosomal protein L13, chloroplastic-like, whose amino-acid sequence ETNVSVLSLAASSSSSLHSSSSTCSSKTPLSSSAKHAFKTPFVGYSVAPPQKLWFPSTTDLSLNSEGNTRRSFEVFSSKTEDFVRVPLDQRWMFEDYEVDGPDIWNNTWYPKAADHVNTDKPWFIVDATDKILGRMASTIAIYIRGKNLVTYTPSVDMGAFVIVVNAEKVAVSGKKRNQKLYRRHSGRPGGMTVETFDQLQKRIPERIIEHAVRGMLPKGRLGRALFNHLKVYKGQDHPHEAQMPVELPIRDKRIQIQK is encoded by the exons GAAACAAATGTGTCCGTACTCTCGCTcgcagcttcatcttcttcttccttgcacTCATCCTCCTCCACTTGCTCTTCAAAAACCCCACTCTCCTCCTCTGCAAAACATGCCTTTAAAACCCCATTTGTCGGGTACTCGGTGGCGCCACCGCAAAAGCTCTGGTTTCCCTCCACCACCGACCTGAGCTTAAACAGTGAAGGAAACACACGGCGGAGCTTCGAGGTCTTCAGCAGCAAAACTGAGGACTTCGTTCGGGTCCCTTTGGATCAGCGATGGATGTTTGAAGACTACGAAGTCGACGGCCCT GACATTTGGAATAATACATGGTATCCAAAAGCTGCAGACCACGTGAATACTGACAAACCGTGGTTTATCGTTGATGCCACAGACAAGATTCTTGGACGAATGGCATCCACAATTGCCATTTACATCCGCGGGAAAAATTTGGTGACCTACACCCCCAGTGTGGACATGGGAGCATTTGTCATTGTG GTAAATGCTGAAAAGGTTGCCGTATCTGGCAAGAAAAGGAACCAAAAACTCTACAGGAGGCATTCTGGACGACCAGGTGGTATGACAGTGGAAACGTTTGACCAGTTACAGAAGAGAATCCCAGAGAGGATTATTGAACATGCTGTTCGTGGTATGCTTCCAAAAGGGAGG CTTGGGAGAGCGCTTTTCAACCACCTGAAGGTATACAAGGGGCAAGATCATCCCCATGAAGCCCAGATGCCAGTGGAGCTGCCGATAAGGGACAAAAGAATACAGATACAAAAGTAG